The following are encoded in a window of Shewanella psychrotolerans genomic DNA:
- a CDS encoding sodium-dependent bicarbonate transport family permease has protein sequence MQMDITIAFFILGAFATLVKANMQFPKALYQSLTLFLLIAIGLKGGVALAEYGAPKLLPQSAFVILLGLVIPLIAFPILRFIGQLNREDSASIAAHYGSVSIGTYAVAVAFLESQNIAYEAYFPLFVVLLEVPAIAMGIGLAKKTGDKVKWRVLLHEVFCNQSMVLLVGALLIGYWGADQIGSVKPLFIDLFRGVLALFLLEMGMVAASRIKDLKQMGNFMLAFGVAMPLIGGLLGCLLGIQMGLSSGGATLLAVLGGSASYIAVPAAMRVAIPNANHSLSITYSLAITFPFNVLVGIPTYALFTYWLTN, from the coding sequence ATGCAGATGGATATCACTATCGCATTTTTCATTTTGGGGGCCTTCGCCACCTTAGTGAAAGCCAATATGCAGTTTCCTAAAGCGCTGTATCAAAGTCTTACGCTATTTTTATTAATTGCGATCGGCTTAAAAGGTGGCGTGGCGCTCGCTGAATATGGCGCCCCTAAATTATTACCTCAGTCAGCTTTCGTTATCTTATTGGGGCTTGTGATACCACTTATCGCTTTTCCTATCCTACGTTTCATCGGTCAACTCAATCGTGAAGACAGCGCCTCCATTGCTGCCCATTATGGCTCGGTGAGTATCGGTACCTATGCCGTTGCTGTTGCATTTTTAGAGTCGCAGAATATCGCCTATGAAGCCTATTTTCCGCTATTTGTGGTGCTACTCGAAGTTCCCGCTATTGCCATGGGGATTGGCTTAGCCAAGAAAACGGGCGATAAAGTGAAGTGGCGCGTGTTACTCCATGAGGTTTTTTGTAACCAAAGTATGGTACTGCTGGTTGGTGCTTTGCTTATAGGCTACTGGGGGGCCGATCAAATTGGCTCAGTAAAACCGCTGTTTATCGACTTGTTCCGCGGTGTGTTGGCGCTCTTCCTACTAGAGATGGGCATGGTCGCAGCGAGTCGTATCAAAGATCTTAAACAGATGGGCAATTTCATGTTGGCGTTTGGCGTCGCAATGCCGCTCATCGGTGGTCTGCTTGGTTGTTTGTTAGGAATACAGATGGGGCTGTCGAGTGGCGGCGCGACCTTGCTGGCAGTGCTCGGAGGAAGTGCGTCGTATATTGCCGTCCCTGCCGCAATGCGAGTGGCTATCCCTAATGCAAATCACAGTTTATCTATTACATACTCCTTAGCAATTACATTTCCGTTCAATGTGTTAGTAGGAATACCTACCTATGCACTGTTCACTTATTGGTTAACAAATTAA
- a CDS encoding LysR family transcriptional regulator: MSLRLQAHLGTLRQMEILLAVYDSGSVGGAAEILHLTQPTISMQLKKLADVIGLPLYNIVGRKVVFTEAGLEVVKTATEVLDSFSKLEMALSDMGELKSGTLRLAVVTTSKYFIPHLLGPFCERYPNVAVQLNVGNRQQIIERLKQGIDDFYVFSHPPGDINTDSIEFFNNPLVAIANENHPLVQQDGVSLAELCNAPFLMRENGSGTRLAIENFIEKQGVKLNVKMTIESNEAIKHSVMSGLGVSILSAHTLAFGGNTGLAQLKVKELPINSNWYFLWLKSKRPSAIAQAFLTHVESDGRQMLLAELSKHKL; encoded by the coding sequence ATGTCGCTAAGATTACAAGCACACCTTGGCACGCTCAGACAGATGGAAATTCTACTCGCCGTCTATGATAGTGGCAGTGTCGGCGGCGCAGCAGAGATACTCCATTTAACGCAACCAACTATCTCGATGCAGCTCAAAAAATTAGCCGATGTCATTGGCTTGCCCTTGTATAACATCGTTGGCAGAAAAGTGGTGTTCACCGAAGCAGGGCTGGAAGTGGTAAAAACAGCCACAGAGGTACTCGACAGTTTTTCTAAGCTTGAAATGGCACTGTCTGATATGGGGGAACTCAAGTCTGGAACCTTACGCCTTGCAGTAGTCACCACCTCAAAATACTTTATTCCTCACCTGCTTGGCCCTTTTTGCGAACGCTACCCTAATGTGGCAGTGCAACTCAATGTAGGCAATCGCCAGCAGATCATTGAGCGACTGAAACAAGGTATCGATGATTTCTATGTGTTTAGCCACCCACCTGGAGATATTAATACCGACAGTATAGAGTTTTTCAATAATCCACTGGTTGCCATTGCCAATGAAAACCACCCATTAGTCCAGCAAGATGGTGTGTCTTTAGCTGAGCTATGCAATGCACCGTTTCTGATGCGTGAAAATGGTTCTGGCACCCGTTTGGCGATTGAAAACTTCATCGAAAAGCAAGGTGTTAAACTAAATGTAAAAATGACTATAGAGAGCAATGAAGCGATTAAACACTCGGTGATGTCGGGCTTAGGAGTGAGTATTCTATCGGCACATACTTTAGCATTTGGGGGAAATACAGGATTGGCTCAACTGAAGGTAAAAGAGCTACCAATTAATTCTAACTGGTATTTTCTATGGCTAAAGTCAAAGCGTCCATCAGCGATCGCACAGGCATTTTTAACTCATGTGGAGAGCGATGGTCGTCAAATGTTGCTGGCAGAGCTGAGCAAACATAAATTATAA